A window of the Dyadobacter pollutisoli genome harbors these coding sequences:
- a CDS encoding putative oxidoreductase C-terminal domain-containing protein, with translation MRKELLTIALLSAMALNQGCSTKKEEAKDEAKKLLSLIVVEPGHFHAALVQKSMYADVDSVVHVYASEGPDVKAYLDKVEKYNSRPEDPTHWKEEVYTGADFLDKMLAEKKGNVVVLAGNNQKKTDYIKKSVDAGLNVLADKPMAIDAAGFDKLKEAFTSAEKNKVLLYDIMTERYEITNALQRELASLPAIFGELQKGTPENPAVVKESVHHYFKYISGEPLVRPTWFFDVNQQGEGMVDVTTHLVDLVQWSAFPDVTLDYGKDIELLGAKRTATQLTPSQFKLVTKSETFPDFLKKDIKDTVLNVYSNGELSYKLKGVHAKVSVLWNFQAPEGTGDTHYSIMKGSKANLIVRQGKDQKYKPVLYIETTDKSKAYEDGVAAAFKAVQDKYPGVELKKIAAGWEITIPVKYDTGHESHFAQVANKYMEYLKAGKLPEWEVPNMIAKYYLTTTALKQAKDKK, from the coding sequence ATGAGAAAAGAACTCTTGACGATCGCTTTATTGAGCGCAATGGCATTAAATCAGGGATGTAGTACGAAAAAAGAGGAGGCTAAGGATGAGGCGAAGAAACTTTTGAGCCTGATTGTTGTGGAACCCGGCCACTTTCACGCGGCATTGGTTCAGAAATCAATGTATGCGGATGTGGATTCCGTGGTGCATGTTTACGCTTCCGAAGGCCCGGATGTGAAGGCTTATCTGGACAAAGTAGAGAAGTATAACAGCCGCCCAGAAGACCCGACGCATTGGAAAGAAGAAGTATACACCGGCGCGGATTTCCTGGACAAAATGCTTGCTGAAAAGAAAGGCAATGTAGTGGTACTGGCTGGCAACAATCAGAAAAAGACAGATTACATTAAAAAATCGGTAGACGCTGGCCTGAATGTGCTGGCCGACAAGCCTATGGCGATCGATGCTGCCGGTTTCGACAAGTTGAAAGAAGCATTTACAAGTGCTGAAAAAAATAAGGTGCTTTTGTACGACATCATGACGGAGCGCTACGAGATCACCAATGCATTGCAGCGTGAATTAGCTTCATTGCCTGCTATTTTTGGCGAACTGCAAAAAGGTACTCCCGAAAATCCTGCGGTAGTGAAGGAAAGTGTTCACCATTATTTCAAATACATTTCCGGCGAGCCGCTGGTACGTCCTACCTGGTTTTTTGATGTAAATCAGCAAGGCGAAGGAATGGTGGATGTGACGACGCATTTGGTCGATCTGGTACAATGGAGCGCGTTTCCGGATGTGACATTGGATTATGGAAAAGATATTGAGCTGCTAGGTGCCAAACGCACAGCAACACAACTAACGCCATCGCAGTTCAAGCTGGTCACCAAAAGTGAAACCTTCCCCGACTTCCTAAAAAAGGATATTAAAGACACGGTTTTGAATGTGTATTCCAATGGCGAATTGAGCTATAAGCTAAAAGGTGTGCATGCAAAAGTTTCCGTTCTCTGGAATTTCCAGGCACCGGAAGGAACCGGCGACACCCATTATTCGATCATGAAAGGCTCCAAAGCTAACCTGATCGTACGCCAGGGAAAAGACCAGAAATACAAGCCAGTACTGTACATTGAAACGACCGACAAAAGCAAAGCCTACGAAGACGGCGTGGCAGCAGCATTCAAAGCGGTACAGGACAAATACCCGGGCGTGGAGCTGAAAAAGATCGCTGCGGGTTGGGAAATCACCATTCCAGTTAAATACGATACCGGCCACGAATCGCACTTCGCGCAGGTTGCGAACAAGTATATGGAGTATCTGAAAGCAGGCAAGCTGCCGGAGTGGGAAGTACCGAATATGATCGCGAAGTACTATTTGACGACGACGGCGTTGAAGCAGGCGAAGGATAAGAAGTAG
- a CDS encoding glucosamine-6-phosphate deaminase: MKVDQLEIRIFETRQEMGENAAKMVADKIREIQDTKDFVNIIFASAPSQNEFLEALKTEQGIAWEKINAFHMDEYVGVPADAPQNFGYFLKVRLFDHVPVHSVSYLDGNATDIEKECEHYANLLLENPIDIVCLGIGENGHLAFNDPHVAFFDDPLIVKKVELDDACRQQQVNDACFDTFDEVPETALTLTIPTLLKAKYAFCIVPGEKKADAIYHTVAEDIKEEFPSTILRTHPHAILFIDKASSGRLKEISSYSQA; encoded by the coding sequence ATGAAGGTCGATCAGCTCGAAATTAGGATTTTTGAAACCCGACAGGAAATGGGCGAAAACGCAGCCAAGATGGTGGCTGACAAGATCCGGGAAATTCAGGATACGAAGGATTTTGTCAATATCATTTTCGCATCCGCCCCGTCACAGAATGAATTTTTGGAAGCATTGAAAACTGAGCAGGGAATTGCCTGGGAGAAAATCAATGCATTTCATATGGACGAGTACGTGGGCGTTCCGGCGGATGCGCCGCAGAATTTCGGGTATTTCTTAAAAGTACGTCTGTTCGATCATGTGCCGGTGCATTCTGTTTCTTATCTCGACGGTAACGCTACCGACATTGAAAAAGAATGTGAACATTACGCAAATCTGCTGCTTGAAAACCCTATCGACATTGTTTGTCTGGGAATCGGAGAAAATGGTCACCTGGCATTTAATGATCCTCATGTTGCTTTTTTCGATGATCCATTGATCGTAAAAAAAGTAGAACTCGACGATGCGTGTCGTCAGCAACAGGTGAATGATGCCTGTTTCGATACTTTTGATGAAGTACCTGAAACCGCATTAACACTCACCATTCCGACATTGCTGAAAGCCAAATATGCATTTTGCATTGTCCCGGGAGAGAAAAAAGCTGATGCGATTTACCATACCGTAGCCGAAGATATCAAGGAAGAATTCCCTTCTACGATTCTCCGCACGCATCCTCATGCCATTTTATTTATCGATAAAGCCAGTTCAGGGAGGCTGAAAGAAATTTCGTCTTACAGTCAGGCATAG
- the nagA gene encoding N-acetylglucosamine-6-phosphate deacetylase: MRLKIINGTIITPYRYIRNGTLVAEDGVILEIKEGDIDFPDAEVIDAGGKYVSPGFIDLHIHGGGGHDFMDGTVEAFLKIAETHAQYGTTALVPTTLTSEKEDLLITLDNYEKANANNLFGAQFLGMHLEGPYFALSQRGAQDPRYIRNPDPKEYEEVLAYSSSITRWSAAPELPGAIEFGKRLRQKGILAAVAHTDAIYEEVLEAYENGYTLATHLYSAMSGVTRKNAFRHAGTIESAFLLDMDVEIIADGVHLPAPLLKLIYKIKGPDRIALITDAMRAAGMPEGESTLGSLKNGLKVIVEDGVAKLPDRTSFAGSVSTADRLVRNMVRMADVSLLDSVRMMTATPARIMGVDNKKGTLVAGKDADIVIFGEDIRVQTTIVQGRIIYEKQYQKI, encoded by the coding sequence ATGAGACTAAAAATCATAAACGGCACGATCATCACCCCCTACCGCTACATTCGTAATGGCACGTTAGTCGCGGAGGATGGGGTAATACTAGAAATAAAAGAAGGGGATATTGATTTTCCGGACGCAGAAGTAATTGATGCCGGCGGTAAATATGTGTCCCCCGGCTTTATCGATCTCCATATCCACGGCGGGGGCGGCCACGACTTCATGGACGGAACTGTTGAGGCTTTCCTCAAAATCGCTGAAACACACGCCCAATATGGCACTACTGCACTAGTACCTACCACATTGACCAGCGAAAAAGAGGATTTGCTGATCACATTGGATAATTATGAAAAAGCCAATGCGAATAACCTCTTTGGTGCGCAGTTTCTGGGAATGCACTTGGAAGGGCCCTATTTTGCTTTAAGCCAAAGAGGTGCGCAGGACCCACGCTACATCCGAAATCCTGATCCGAAAGAGTATGAAGAAGTGTTGGCCTACTCCTCATCCATTACCCGATGGAGTGCTGCACCGGAACTTCCCGGCGCCATTGAATTTGGTAAAAGACTGCGTCAGAAAGGCATTTTGGCGGCAGTAGCACATACGGATGCGATTTATGAGGAAGTGTTGGAAGCCTATGAAAATGGTTACACACTGGCGACACACCTTTATTCTGCGATGTCGGGCGTGACGCGTAAGAATGCATTTCGTCATGCAGGCACCATTGAAAGTGCTTTTTTGCTGGATATGGATGTGGAGATTATCGCCGACGGTGTGCATTTGCCTGCGCCGCTTTTGAAATTGATTTATAAAATAAAAGGCCCCGACCGCATTGCATTGATCACCGACGCTATGCGTGCTGCCGGAATGCCGGAGGGCGAGAGTACATTGGGTTCGCTCAAAAACGGTTTGAAAGTGATTGTTGAAGATGGAGTAGCCAAGTTGCCTGATCGTACATCATTCGCAGGAAGCGTTTCTACGGCTGACCGGCTGGTTAGAAATATGGTTCGAATGGCGGATGTTTCGCTGCTTGATTCGGTACGGATGATGACTGCTACACCGGCCCGGATTATGGGTGTTGACAATAAAAAAGGAACATTAGTGGCTGGGAAAGATGCTGACATTGTCATTTTTGGTGAGGACATCAGAGTCCAAACCACCATTGTACAAGGAAGAATTATCTACGAAAAGCAATATCAAAAAATCTAA
- a CDS encoding sugar MFS transporter, producing MKSEAITIKVENLTKRETTISIFLIGLMFFIFGFVSWVNSILIPYFKIACELTSFQAYLVAFAFYIAYFVMSVPSSYLLKAVGFKKGMMFGFWAMALGAFIFVPAAMSRTYEIFLLGLFTIGIGLAILQTAANPYITILGAKERAAQRISMMGICNKAAGILSPIVFAAVILKPTDTDLFKQLSSMTDVQRSAALDELIQRVIVPYIGLGTFLFVLGFLVFKSPLPEIDTEHESQDLATANAGKNSIFQFPHLILGALAIFLHVGTQVIAIDTIIGYANSMGIDLLEAKVFPSYTLFCTICGYLIGITVIPKFISQVNALRICTILGTIFTLLIIFAHGQVNFLGHQADLSIWFVVLLGLANSLVWAGIWPLALDDLGRFTKLGASIMIMGLCGNAIMPLFYGYFADKLDVRQAYWVLLPCYLYLVFYAAKGHKLRKW from the coding sequence ATGAAAAGCGAAGCCATAACAATCAAAGTCGAAAACCTGACGAAGCGGGAGACTACCATATCGATTTTTCTGATCGGTTTGATGTTTTTCATTTTTGGCTTTGTGTCCTGGGTCAATTCCATTTTGATCCCTTATTTCAAAATTGCCTGCGAACTGACCAGCTTTCAGGCTTATCTGGTGGCGTTTGCGTTTTACATTGCCTATTTCGTGATGTCGGTGCCTTCATCTTATCTCTTGAAAGCGGTAGGGTTTAAAAAAGGAATGATGTTTGGCTTCTGGGCGATGGCTTTGGGGGCATTCATATTTGTGCCGGCTGCTATGTCGCGGACTTACGAGATCTTCCTGCTGGGCTTGTTTACGATTGGTATAGGGCTGGCGATTCTGCAAACTGCGGCCAATCCGTACATTACGATTTTGGGAGCGAAGGAGCGGGCGGCGCAACGGATCAGTATGATGGGGATCTGCAATAAAGCCGCGGGAATTTTATCTCCAATCGTATTCGCGGCGGTGATCCTTAAACCTACTGATACCGATTTATTCAAGCAACTGAGCTCGATGACAGATGTTCAGAGAAGCGCAGCATTGGATGAGCTCATCCAAAGGGTGATCGTTCCTTATATTGGTCTCGGTACATTTTTGTTTGTTTTAGGGTTTCTGGTTTTCAAATCACCGCTTCCGGAAATTGATACCGAGCATGAAAGTCAGGATCTCGCTACGGCCAATGCTGGCAAGAATAGTATTTTTCAATTCCCGCATTTGATACTCGGTGCGCTGGCGATCTTCCTACACGTGGGTACGCAGGTGATCGCGATCGATACCATTATAGGGTATGCCAATTCAATGGGCATTGATTTGCTGGAAGCGAAGGTATTTCCGTCCTATACATTATTTTGCACAATCTGCGGTTATCTGATTGGTATTACGGTGATTCCTAAGTTCATCAGTCAGGTTAATGCGTTGAGAATCTGCACGATCCTCGGGACTATATTTACATTACTGATCATTTTTGCGCATGGCCAGGTTAATTTCCTGGGTCATCAGGCTGACCTCTCAATCTGGTTTGTGGTATTGCTTGGCCTGGCAAATTCGCTGGTTTGGGCAGGTATCTGGCCGCTCGCACTTGACGACTTGGGAAGATTTACAAAGCTAGGCGCATCCATCATGATCATGGGGCTCTGCGGAAACGCGATCATGCCGCTTTTTTACGGATATTTTGCTGATAAACTGGATGTAAGGCAGGCGTACTGGGTATTGCTGCCGTGTTACCTGTATCTGGTTTTCTATGCGGCGAAGGGACATAAGTTGAGGAAGTGGTAG
- a CDS encoding Gfo/Idh/MocA family protein yields MSSNNTEQGDNRRDFIKKSIAGSALLTIGGVLPGFSPKSYARILGANEKVRVGMMGVNSRGLALSSNYALQPNCEVVSISDVDTRAAEKAIATVNDITKSKPANVPDFRKALENKDMDALVIAAPDHWHAPAAILASKAGKHVYLEKPCSHNPNEGEILVSVAKKYKNVLQMGNQRRSWPNVAAAIKEVHSGAIGRPYFVKGWYTNNRASIGIGKETAVPSWLDYELWQGPAPRRTYKDNLIHYNWHWLWNWGTGEALNNGTHMLDLMRWGLQVDYPTRVTSSGGRFRYKDDWETPDTQVINLEFANNTAMSWEGRSCNGRTIEGASVGVVFYGEKGSLQIWEGNAYTIYGLDNKVIKEVKNDFVIDPRNKMNPSQGLDALHIQNFFDAIKKGTPLASEIVGGHQSTLLAQLGNIAIRSGGTLNIDPTNGHIKGNKEAEKLWKREYQKGWEPTA; encoded by the coding sequence ATGTCTTCCAACAATACAGAACAAGGAGATAACAGAAGGGATTTTATCAAAAAATCCATTGCAGGCAGCGCGTTACTTACTATCGGAGGTGTGTTGCCGGGTTTCAGCCCGAAAAGTTATGCCCGGATTTTGGGAGCCAATGAAAAAGTACGCGTGGGTATGATGGGTGTGAATAGTCGCGGTCTTGCGCTGTCTTCCAATTATGCATTGCAGCCCAATTGCGAGGTTGTTTCCATATCTGATGTGGATACGCGGGCAGCCGAAAAAGCAATTGCAACAGTAAATGACATTACAAAATCCAAGCCTGCCAATGTGCCTGATTTTCGCAAAGCGTTGGAAAATAAGGATATGGATGCATTGGTAATCGCCGCGCCGGATCACTGGCACGCACCAGCTGCGATCCTTGCCTCCAAAGCTGGCAAACATGTGTATCTTGAAAAACCTTGCAGCCACAATCCTAATGAAGGAGAGATATTGGTTTCGGTCGCTAAAAAGTATAAAAATGTGCTCCAGATGGGCAACCAGCGCCGTTCGTGGCCGAATGTTGCTGCTGCCATCAAAGAAGTTCATAGTGGTGCGATCGGTCGTCCGTATTTCGTAAAAGGCTGGTATACCAATAACCGGGCATCTATTGGAATTGGAAAAGAAACGGCGGTACCGTCCTGGCTGGACTATGAATTGTGGCAAGGTCCTGCTCCAAGACGTACCTATAAAGACAACCTGATACATTACAACTGGCACTGGCTCTGGAACTGGGGAACCGGCGAAGCGCTGAACAATGGTACGCACATGCTCGACCTCATGCGCTGGGGATTGCAGGTGGACTATCCTACCCGCGTTACCTCCTCAGGTGGGCGTTTCCGTTACAAAGATGACTGGGAAACACCCGATACTCAGGTCATTAACCTTGAATTTGCCAATAATACCGCCATGTCGTGGGAAGGTAGGAGCTGTAACGGACGCACCATTGAAGGTGCCAGCGTGGGTGTGGTTTTTTATGGGGAAAAAGGCTCGCTGCAAATCTGGGAAGGTAATGCTTACACCATTTATGGTCTTGACAATAAAGTAATTAAAGAAGTAAAAAATGACTTTGTGATTGACCCAAGAAATAAAATGAACCCGTCGCAAGGCCTGGACGCATTGCACATTCAAAATTTCTTTGACGCCATCAAAAAAGGTACTCCGTTGGCTTCAGAGATCGTTGGCGGTCACCAAAGCACCTTGCTGGCACAGCTTGGCAACATTGCGATCAGATCCGGCGGAACATTGAACATTGACCCAACCAATGGTCACATAAAAGGCAACAAAGAGGCCGAAAAACTCTGGAAACGCGAATACCAAAAAGGCTGGGAACCAACTGCGTGA
- a CDS encoding high-potential iron-sulfur protein translates to MTSTLAGSALWLLACSAKTEEKKQDVAPPKDPCSDFSNVTENDLNARKKLGYVKESPIPDSKCGNCQLWLPPKDGKTCGNCQLFKGPVFTTAYCTYWAPQIHEG, encoded by the coding sequence ATGACCTCAACATTGGCAGGCTCCGCCCTGTGGCTGTTGGCATGCAGCGCTAAAACGGAGGAGAAAAAACAAGACGTGGCTCCTCCCAAAGATCCGTGCAGCGATTTTTCGAATGTGACGGAAAATGATCTGAATGCGCGCAAAAAGCTCGGATACGTTAAAGAATCTCCCATTCCCGATTCCAAATGTGGTAATTGCCAGCTGTGGCTACCGCCCAAAGATGGTAAAACCTGTGGCAACTGCCAGCTGTTCAAAGGACCTGTGTTCACGACTGCCTATTGCACTTATTGGGCACCACAAATCCACGAAGGCTGA
- a CDS encoding PVC-type heme-binding CxxCH protein, which translates to MKHLTISALTILALIVTSCSQKRYADALTPEEALESFQLDDNFKIEVFAAEPFVLDPVEMVFDEEGRAFVVEMPDYPYKPEPGKGKGSIRMLTDSDGDGKIDKSVIFADSISEATSVLPWKGGMLVTAAPNILFMKDTTGDFKADIKEVLFTGFFENNSEAQITNLRFGIDNWIYASNNGQNGTVTSTKKTGSEPLEMRSADFRFRLDNDEFEQETGPGQFGHTFNDWGHRFVTQNTLHIQHAVIPWRYTHRHPNMPSAKGVFDVSNKEMIMYQVTPAPYWRAERTRQRQKQYAEQNLDRQEYADDHFTGASGGTVYNGDLFPKQYYGNVFTGEVAGNLIHRDVLTPLKNSPTYMAARDSVLQKDKEFLASTDPWFRPASFTVGPDGALYVIDMYRQHIETPVSIPEELKTDMDFNAGMDKGRIYKITPKNAAGRKTIAQYPGKMTSAELVKLLAHANQWWSGQAQKLLLERQDITIVPAVKTLFETNTDPRARLRAFFVLEGQRSLNAEIVKKAMADAHPGVREYGVMLSEKYPQLLPELIKATADTSARVAFQATLSLGQFPASKSAAPLAEVLQKHYKDQWFRMAVLSSVPGSSPAFLKLLTDQYGFFKTMDEEKTEFKKDFDQIIETSKNGTLASQQAIGK; encoded by the coding sequence ATGAAGCATCTGACCATTTCTGCACTGACCATTCTTGCGCTGATCGTCACTTCCTGTTCGCAAAAACGCTATGCCGATGCGCTTACCCCGGAGGAAGCATTAGAAAGTTTTCAGCTCGACGATAATTTCAAAATTGAAGTTTTCGCCGCAGAGCCTTTCGTATTGGATCCGGTAGAAATGGTTTTTGATGAAGAAGGACGTGCTTTCGTTGTTGAAATGCCTGACTATCCTTACAAACCCGAACCTGGAAAAGGCAAAGGCAGCATTCGGATGCTGACTGATTCAGACGGTGATGGAAAAATTGACAAATCGGTGATTTTTGCAGACAGTATTTCCGAGGCCACCAGTGTTCTGCCGTGGAAAGGTGGTATGCTGGTGACAGCGGCGCCTAATATTCTTTTTATGAAAGACACTACCGGTGATTTCAAGGCGGATATTAAGGAAGTATTGTTCACAGGTTTTTTCGAAAATAACTCAGAGGCACAGATTACCAATCTCCGTTTTGGCATAGATAACTGGATATATGCTTCCAATAATGGACAAAATGGAACGGTTACTTCCACCAAAAAAACGGGTAGCGAGCCTCTCGAAATGCGCAGTGCAGACTTTCGTTTCCGTCTTGACAATGATGAATTTGAACAGGAGACCGGTCCGGGGCAATTTGGACACACATTTAACGACTGGGGACACCGTTTTGTAACTCAAAACACTTTGCACATTCAGCATGCCGTGATTCCCTGGCGCTATACGCACCGCCATCCCAATATGCCTTCCGCAAAAGGAGTATTTGATGTTTCGAACAAAGAAATGATCATGTACCAGGTCACTCCGGCACCCTACTGGCGCGCAGAACGCACCCGACAGCGTCAGAAACAATACGCAGAGCAAAATCTGGACAGGCAGGAATATGCCGACGATCATTTTACCGGTGCATCGGGCGGGACTGTTTACAATGGTGACCTTTTTCCTAAGCAATATTATGGCAATGTATTTACCGGGGAAGTAGCGGGTAACCTGATTCACCGCGATGTACTCACGCCATTGAAAAACAGCCCGACCTACATGGCGGCGCGAGATAGCGTTCTTCAAAAAGACAAAGAATTTCTCGCCTCTACCGACCCGTGGTTTCGCCCAGCTAGCTTTACCGTCGGCCCGGATGGCGCATTATACGTAATCGATATGTACCGTCAGCACATTGAAACGCCGGTTTCTATACCCGAGGAACTGAAAACGGATATGGATTTTAATGCGGGAATGGATAAAGGAAGGATTTACAAGATCACTCCCAAAAATGCGGCAGGTCGCAAAACCATTGCTCAGTACCCGGGCAAAATGACTTCCGCAGAGTTGGTCAAGCTACTTGCTCATGCCAATCAATGGTGGAGCGGGCAGGCGCAAAAACTACTTCTGGAACGTCAGGACATCACTATTGTTCCTGCGGTCAAGACATTGTTTGAAACTAATACTGACCCCAGGGCAAGGCTTCGCGCATTTTTTGTATTGGAAGGACAGCGTTCGCTCAATGCTGAGATAGTCAAAAAAGCAATGGCTGACGCACATCCCGGCGTAAGGGAATATGGTGTGATGCTTTCGGAAAAATACCCGCAGCTACTACCTGAACTTATCAAAGCTACGGCTGACACTTCGGCGCGGGTAGCATTTCAGGCGACATTGAGTTTGGGGCAATTTCCCGCTTCAAAATCAGCCGCACCGTTAGCGGAGGTTTTACAGAAGCATTATAAAGATCAATGGTTTAGAATGGCCGTTTTGAGCTCGGTACCAGGTTCTTCGCCAGCGTTTTTAAAGTTATTGACGGATCAGTATGGCTTTTTCAAAACCATGGATGAGGAGAAAACGGAGTTTAAGAAAGACTTTGACCAAATAATAGAAACTAGTAAAAATGGTACCCTTGCCAGCCAGCAAGCAATTGGAAAATAA
- a CDS encoding neutral/alkaline non-lysosomal ceramidase N-terminal domain-containing protein, which yields MRVFVLILLALLHFLPASAQTKGWKAGVAKVAITPQDPMWMAGFASRTHAADGKLHDLWAKALALEDADGKQAVMITTDLLGFPKKLSDDIRAQIFTKYKLSKAQIILNSSHTHSGPVLGTALSDIYPLNADEQKKIDTYTTKLAEQIVAVTGDALKALQPATLHSQNGVARFQVNRRNNDAATLERLTEITGPGDAAVPVLKVADQKGKLLAIAFGYACHPTVLDIYKWSGDYPGFAQIELEKLYPGAVALFFQGAGADQNPLPRHTVPLAIQYGKTLAAAVERVLSEEMKPLEAKLNTAYTEINLSLTTAPTKVQLAAMAEKTTGYQQRWATRMIDLINKGEKFATSYPFPLQVWKLGDQPIMTLGGELVVDYAINIKKIFGQETFVMGYSNDVMTYIPSTTILREGGYEGEVAAIVYGLPATWASDVEIEILNGIVQLAKQAGVTKPESRVIKN from the coding sequence ATGAGGGTATTCGTACTGATATTACTGGCTTTGCTGCATTTCCTGCCGGCTTCCGCACAAACCAAAGGATGGAAGGCGGGCGTTGCCAAAGTGGCTATTACCCCGCAGGATCCCATGTGGATGGCTGGATTTGCGTCACGTACGCACGCTGCCGACGGCAAGTTGCACGATCTCTGGGCCAAAGCACTGGCGTTGGAAGATGCGGATGGTAAGCAGGCGGTGATGATCACGACCGATCTGCTGGGATTTCCTAAAAAATTATCCGATGATATTCGCGCGCAGATTTTCACAAAATACAAGCTTTCCAAGGCCCAGATCATCCTCAACAGTTCGCATACACATTCCGGGCCTGTACTTGGGACCGCGCTTTCGGACATTTATCCATTAAATGCCGACGAGCAAAAGAAGATAGACACTTACACAACGAAACTCGCAGAGCAGATCGTTGCGGTGACCGGCGATGCATTGAAAGCATTGCAGCCTGCTACTTTGCATTCTCAAAATGGCGTCGCCCGTTTTCAGGTAAACCGGCGGAATAATGATGCGGCTACTTTGGAAAGACTGACTGAAATTACAGGCCCCGGCGATGCCGCAGTACCGGTTTTGAAAGTAGCTGACCAGAAAGGAAAATTATTGGCGATTGCATTTGGCTATGCGTGCCACCCCACGGTTTTGGACATTTACAAATGGTCGGGCGACTACCCCGGATTTGCTCAGATTGAACTCGAAAAGCTTTACCCAGGTGCTGTTGCATTGTTCTTCCAAGGCGCGGGAGCAGATCAGAATCCATTGCCGCGACACACCGTACCATTGGCTATTCAATACGGAAAAACGCTCGCGGCGGCCGTAGAGCGGGTTTTGAGCGAAGAAATGAAACCATTGGAAGCCAAACTCAATACTGCTTATACCGAGATAAACCTTTCTCTGACCACCGCTCCAACCAAAGTCCAGCTAGCTGCGATGGCCGAAAAAACCACCGGCTACCAGCAGCGGTGGGCGACACGGATGATTGACCTCATCAACAAAGGTGAAAAGTTTGCCACCTCCTACCCTTTTCCATTGCAGGTATGGAAGCTCGGCGACCAGCCCATTATGACGCTCGGAGGCGAGCTGGTGGTGGATTATGCGATTAACATTAAAAAAATATTCGGCCAGGAAACGTTTGTCATGGGCTATTCCAATGATGTGATGACCTACATTCCCAGCACCACTATCCTGCGCGAAGGCGGGTATGAAGGTGAAGTGGCCGCTATTGTCTATGGCCTGCCTGCTACCTGGGCTTCGGACGTCGAAATTGAAATTTTGAATGGAATAGTGCAGCTGGCGAAGCAGGCAGGCGTGACGAAGCCCGAGTCGAGGGTTATCAAGAATTAG